In Arcanobacterium wilhelmae, the following are encoded in one genomic region:
- a CDS encoding ATP-binding protein, giving the protein MEEKRALGLIERPRYIAQIEPFIETDVVKVLSGLRRSGKSGMLKLIQRWLREHGVRENQFISVNFEDYNFRSLTRPDALHEYLAAKIAEVNGRAYVFLDEIQEVSNFERVVNSLRATTGADIYLTGSNSALLSGELATHLAGRYVQFTIYPFGFEEFVHARQTILASATFRDYLDVGGMPYLATKELDSHSNAIYLRDIYGSVVLKDIVARHAIRDIHLFEKISTFALANTGNVISSGSMTKFLKSENVRVSTQTVLNYLEYCTQAYLLNETRRFDVVGKEQLKTLSKFYAADHALRGAIVGDGDAQIQGVLENIVALEAMRRGYDVQVGVLPAGEVDFVLKKDRLTRYIQVTYLMADARNEEREFGALERISDNYPKTVVSMDPLLRPRAGIEHREISEFLLAEDW; this is encoded by the coding sequence ATGGAAGAAAAACGTGCCCTGGGGTTGATTGAGCGCCCTCGATACATAGCGCAGATCGAGCCTTTCATCGAAACTGACGTGGTGAAAGTGCTCAGCGGCCTGCGTCGAAGCGGGAAATCCGGCATGCTCAAGCTCATCCAACGTTGGTTGCGCGAGCATGGCGTTCGGGAAAACCAGTTCATTTCCGTGAACTTTGAAGACTATAATTTCCGTTCCCTCACCAGGCCAGACGCCCTCCACGAATACCTGGCGGCAAAGATTGCTGAAGTGAATGGAAGGGCGTACGTCTTTCTCGACGAAATTCAGGAGGTGTCCAATTTCGAGCGTGTGGTGAATTCGCTACGTGCCACAACGGGCGCCGATATCTACCTCACCGGCTCAAACTCAGCCCTTCTTTCCGGGGAACTTGCAACCCACCTCGCGGGTCGTTACGTGCAGTTCACGATTTATCCCTTCGGGTTCGAGGAGTTTGTTCACGCGCGTCAGACGATCCTGGCCTCGGCGACGTTCCGGGATTATCTCGACGTCGGTGGTATGCCCTATCTCGCTACCAAGGAGCTCGATTCGCATAGCAACGCCATCTATCTTCGCGACATCTACGGGTCTGTTGTGCTCAAAGATATCGTTGCCCGGCACGCGATACGCGATATTCACCTCTTCGAAAAAATCTCAACGTTCGCCTTGGCCAACACGGGGAACGTGATTTCGTCGGGTTCGATGACGAAATTTCTCAAGAGCGAGAACGTGCGCGTTTCCACGCAAACCGTGCTCAACTACCTTGAATACTGCACGCAAGCCTACCTGTTGAACGAAACTCGCCGCTTCGACGTCGTCGGGAAAGAGCAACTCAAAACCCTTTCCAAGTTTTACGCGGCTGACCACGCGTTGCGCGGGGCAATTGTTGGCGACGGCGATGCTCAGATTCAGGGAGTGTTGGAAAATATTGTGGCGCTTGAGGCGATGCGGCGCGGTTACGACGTGCAGGTGGGGGTGCTACCGGCGGGGGAAGTCGATTTTGTCTTGAAGAAAGACCGTCTCACGCGCTATATCCAAGTGACGTATCTGATGGCTGATGCGCGTAACGAGGAACGTGAATTCGGTGCGCTCGAGCGGATTTCGGACAATTATCCGAAAACGGTGGTGTCGATGGACCCGCTCCTGCGGCCACGAGCAGGAATTGAGCACCGGGAGATTTCCGAATTCCTACTTGCGGAAGATTGGTGA
- the mnhG gene encoding monovalent cation/H(+) antiporter subunit G: MMETVMDVVGVGAITLGAVLTLIAALGMWRYGDLLARQHVATKPQVLSLLLYFVGIALVVRSPQITWTMLLVIVFQLVTAPISAHLLARAAYRTGRVDREAYAIDELAEDLESTERQ; encoded by the coding sequence ATGATGGAAACCGTGATGGACGTCGTCGGCGTGGGTGCGATCACGCTCGGCGCGGTGCTCACGCTGATCGCGGCGCTGGGAATGTGGCGTTACGGAGATCTGTTGGCGCGCCAGCACGTGGCCACGAAGCCGCAAGTCCTGTCGCTTCTGCTGTATTTCGTGGGCATTGCGCTGGTGGTTCGTTCCCCGCAGATCACATGGACGATGCTGCTGGTGATCGTGTTCCAGCTGGTCACGGCACCGATTTCGGCGCACCTGCTGGCCCGTGCCGCGTATCGAACCGGACGCGTTGACAGGGAAGCGTACGCAATCGACGAGCTAGCGGAGGATCTCGAGTCGACCGAGCGCCAGTGA
- a CDS encoding monovalent cation/H+ antiporter complex subunit F, translating into MSEVLAICGALLAVAAVPVLWRLTRGPSTLDRAVAVDMLTSVLIGAVAIMAALTRRADLMPLLVVLAVVGFVGSTALARFAKAPKAEEKRVLTKAEVAAADAEFLAHNADDDAPVHDIDAGDLLGLPSEAVPALEDGEPDVVVSEQGKVPAGRVQKELSQAEPGETGRSGTEADR; encoded by the coding sequence ATGAGTGAGGTTCTTGCGATCTGCGGGGCGCTGCTAGCTGTTGCTGCGGTGCCGGTACTGTGGCGGCTGACGCGCGGCCCATCCACGCTGGACCGTGCGGTTGCGGTGGATATGCTCACGTCCGTACTGATCGGCGCGGTGGCGATCATGGCGGCACTGACGCGGCGCGCGGATTTGATGCCGTTGCTGGTGGTTCTCGCGGTGGTGGGTTTCGTTGGCTCGACTGCGCTCGCACGGTTTGCGAAGGCGCCGAAGGCTGAGGAGAAGCGTGTGTTGACGAAGGCGGAAGTTGCCGCCGCCGATGCCGAGTTCCTCGCCCACAACGCCGACGACGACGCCCCCGTCCACGATATCGATGCTGGAGATCTCCTTGGGTTACCGTCCGAAGCAGTGCCTGCTCTCGAGGATGGCGAACCAGACGTCGTCGTCAGTGAACAAGGCAAGGTTCCAGCCGGGCGAGTGCAGAAAGAGTTGAGCCAGGCTGAGCCGGGCGAAACTGGGCGAAGCGGAACGGAGGCGGACCGATGA